From Hydra vulgaris chromosome 15, alternate assembly HydraT2T_AEP, one genomic window encodes:
- the LOC136091852 gene encoding uncharacterized protein LOC136091852: MIYINDLPDTIKNVSKLYADDTKVLSIVNSDSCVKEIQDDLNKLFAWTEDWLLKFNIKNCVEMHHGSNKKNHPFFINGIQLQDSESERDFGVIFSTNLKWKNQLTMTISKANKMLGWIKKSFARFDCQLKRSLY; encoded by the coding sequence atgatctacattaatgatttgcCAGATACAATCAAAAACGTTTCAAAGTTATACGCAGATGATACCAAAGTTTTATCAATAGTAAATTCAGATTCGTGCGTTAAAGAGATACAggatgatttaaataaattatttgcatgGACTGAAGACTGGTTGCTaaaattcaacataaaaaattgcgttGAAATGCATCATGGCTCCAACAAAAAGAACcatccattttttattaatggtatACAACTTCAAGATTCTGAGTCTGAACGAGACTTTGgagttattttttcaacaaatctaaaatggaaaaatcaatTAACCATGACAATtagtaaagcaaataaaatgctgGGATGGATAAAGAAATCGTTTGCAAGATTCGACTGTCAACTTAAGAGATCTCTCTATTAA